TAATGGATTTTAAATTCAAGAACAGCGTTCAAGAGGGAACACGTGAGTATCCTATTTAAtgttgaatattttattaattaattaattaatctctTTATTTGTATCAACAACAATAAGAAGCATATTAAAATAATGGGATATCAAGATTATTTTAACTTTGAAGAACTCATCTTAAAACTacaaaatgattattttaacaaaatatcaagattcctttcatattttcaaCCTGTAAAACTTGTTTATTGAGGAGTTGGTGGTGGTGGGAATAGtttacaatttttattcattttttgtatgCTTATAGGGTGGACAAATTTGGAATCATTTGTAATGTTtaatgtttatattaaaaaacaatttccttatactctaaaaaaaaattgtgaaatgattggttattaagtcatttaaaatttatgtgcCTATTCATCAaagtatttaatttattttgatttaagtTTTATCATTACTTTTGAATGTTCAAAAATATACAACACTCTTCAATTGACTCAAGAATTTATAATAATCTTATTATTTGTTAAATTATATATACTTatcttttttattgattaatataaaatgtatatttttttcaataaatatttcattaacTTATATGGACTTATGCATTGTCATTAGGgaaaaaactcattttattatggaaaattgtctttttgaaaaagttgaaataaccattcatttttaaagaaaaaaaatagttactctttttaattttatattaaaacttttcaaattatctcaattcaatataaaaaaaaatcaaatttattgttaaaaaaaggcttgcaatttatttaaaaaaaatattagaaaagattttattcttatttaaaaaaaaaaaaatatatttttccctTTCCATTTTAGAAAAAGGATTtgcagttttttattttagaaaaatatttttgcagttttttttattggaaataaataccttatagttttttttttctcaaaaagaactttaaaaaaaagaagacttttacagtttttatttaataaaggcTTGATAGTTTCATTCTATTAAAAAAGGAGTTTAGATGTTATTTTATTTGCAAACTTGGTGATAAAGAACAAATCAAATGAAAccgaaataaataaaaataaaaaaatacagaaaGAGCCTCGTCCACCACCTCCTCTAAAATCCTAGGGTCTGTGCTCTTTTATAGGCCTTCAAGCTTGGTCTTCATCTACCCTTCCACGTGGTGGATATAAGCTCTAGGCGAAAAGTAAGCAGATGGAGGCAGTAAAGTTGGCCAATATACACAAGCCCAAACCAAACAAAGCCCAAACCCAACAGACAAATTAAACTAGGCCCAAacttaaataaacaaatgtgatGGACCAGAGCAATAGTTGAAGCCTGAAATAGTATCCAAGAACCCAATACCCATAAACATGAATCAATAAATAAACACCCAAATGAAAGCCCACGAGCCTTTTTGTTCCACCTGATATCTCCTACTTTTTTTCACATTTGTGCCCCAAACTACAAGCCCTCTTACTTATGAGTTATTTTTCGTTCTTCCTTATATCTTTATTTGAGtcatataataagaaaaatggtttGCTTGAAAATCAATCTCAACCTCTATCGAATCCTCCATGATCAGGTCTAGAGATATTTCAATAATATGTACATCTAatcttctttatttgttttggtAATCAGCCATGTATTAGGTCCTTTTTTTGAAGGGTTAATTTGGTAAGTTTGTAACGATAATTAGGTTGTATATTGTGTATATATTTCTTACCTTGATCAATAGAACAATTATCTTAGATTCTTAAAGCCTGTATCGACTTTATCATATCTCTCttataacttttttcttttctgttaatattttaaatctattcaATCATTGAAAAACCATATCAAAATATCCCCATCAAATCTAGAATTACTTTGGTCTCCCGATAATgagtaaaaaattgataaataaaggCTATTCTCATTCATTGAATAGACAAAGAGTCAAGTTAGTCAttcaaaagaaaagagaagaatgaacaAACAACTTTACTctcaaccaaatttttttaagaaaaatttaactCCTTTTCCCAAAATTAAATGGGACaaattaaaaaccttttttttttttttttttccattttaccatttcttattattttcagacattaaaatgaaattttattgttttaaatttaaacttcaTTGTGAGCTTGTGTGactctttttatttatctcCTGACTTTAAACCTATCAATTATATCCAAATGTTCTTATTAATCAACAAATTTATGAGTGTTTTATTCTCAATAAGAAAGGGTGAAATGAACGTTATTCTCGTTGAATGAAAAGATAAAGAGTGAAGTtagtagttaaaaaaaaaaaaaaaagcaactcaatcttttttttttttttaatttaattctttctcccaaaaagtaaaaaaaaagaggaaaaacaggCCAATCCCACTCTATTACATCATTGTAAAGTCATACCCAAATGTCCCATCACTAAGCATTGAACTAAGTTACgcatcattgaaaaaaaaaacaccactaGTGATACACAGACAAGTTTTCTCAACCCCCATCCAAAAagcaaaaagcaaaagaaaaagagtggATAATCAACTTTCCTTGGTAACAGTGCCTAATATTTTCCTGGAAATTCCCTTGGTAATGGAGCCTTGTTTTTAGCATGTTTGATTTCCTGAACCCTCTCTTTGTGAAGTCGAAAATGCTTTCAACCAAATCTAGGCATAACTACACCATCTTAGAATTACAATAAGATCAATTGTTTTTCAATATAATGACTGAATTTAGGTTAGAATTCATTATTAAagatttcattaattaaaaaatttaatggatAGGGAAGGAAATTATAATATGCATCAAgctcaattgttttttaacatAATTTGGAATAGAATATACAAGTGTGAGAAGACTaaccttaaaaatatatatcacaAGCACTATCGTAAGTTTCATGTGGTTAAGTCTTAATAATTccttaaatttagtttatatatgttttattgtGTTATAATTTAAGAGATAGACATTTTATGGTTCCAtgcatatatttaaattaaaatttcaaaaaattaaaattaaaacataaatagagaaaatatatatatgaactcCATCACAAGTATTAAAAAGGATATACTACCTCCAAAGTAGTGGGGTGATTGGTCTTGTTCATTGTGATAGTTTTCGTATAGTGAATGTATTAGTGTGTATTAATGAATAATAAACATAATCCATAGAGAGTTGTGATTGAATGACTATTGATTTGTTATAACTTCTCCAATATACTATGTTGCATAGATTATCAATCTTAGGAGACTATTGTACTAAAGTTTAGGTCATTAGTGGCTTTATCTTATGGATGAGatccaaaataattatatatatatagacatcataATACCCCATGAggttgaaataatatattattttgaattattataaacatatatgattataaattttatggtCATTATAATTCTTtcaatggaatttgacatatgtcaTTTGTGGCTAAGAATGAGTTATTTGATCATAATATAGGTGGATGGAAGACGCAAGAATTTGAGAGAGATTGATAGCTACTACCTTATTGAATCATGGACATCAATTTATAAAGAACTTGTATATAATGAATAATAAGTTAGTGACacgaaaaattaattaattaaggttATTGGTGGTTTAAGCAAGTAATAATAGATACTCTTAATAgacaccataatatctcatgagTTTGAGATAATATATCTCATTGGGTGATCTTAAACATTTATGATTATGAAATTTAtggtcattatattttttttcaattgaatttgatatatatCATTTGCGGTTAAGGATATGTTGGTTGATCATAATATAGGCGGATGGAAGACTCAAGAATTGGAGAGAGATTGATAGCATGTCTTCAAatcaaatgataaaagaaaaaaaataaagggttgAAAGAAATTGTGGATTACAAATTTTAGTTTCAAAACAGCGGGAATTGTAGATGTACAATAATTGGGTGAGATAAGACAAACAATTGGACCACATTTGCTCAATCATGCATGAGaacattatattatatttggatCTTATGTGCATGGTGGAATgataggaaagaaaagaaaagttaaatTAACAAGAAGACCGTTATAGAATTCATTACATCAAAGAAATACTTGATTGTAATTTATATTACTTACCCGCTAGTAATTTTTAGCTTATTAGATATAGAGATAATTTTGTAAAGACTTATATGATCAAAAGAGCTTATAAGAGATGTCTTATTTACTTAAACCTTATTGAAGTAATCAATTGTGGCATTTTCAATTGGTCAAACGGAGTTTTTTAACAACATCATGCGTGTCAcataattcaattaaaaaatttattgaaaaagctTAATTTGTCGTAAGAATTAATAGAAATTTTTCTGAATAACAAatcaaaaattacattttaaaagaaTCCAATATTTCATGATTGAAGTAATtttgttgataaaaaaaatatcatttgtgTTATGAAAAAAGGAAtgcaattaaaatttgtaaagcCTTataggtgtttgttttttttacttaattctaaataaaactttaatacttaatagtattaagtattagattatttatttttttaatatttaatttcttttaaacattaaaaagtaaagaaaaattaatatgttatttttttatttaaaaaaagttaaatattttaattttttctattcaacgaaaaatttataataagtcatgaaaaagtagaaaaacaaataacctaaattttaaaaataaattgctttcagTAAAAAGCCAACACTCTcttatatttgaagattttagaagaCTAAAAATGTTACTAATTGGAGTTATAAATTAATCAAGTTTAAGGggtaaataaaaatgtaaacttgaatttaagaaattttcaaaaatagatttgatttagtttctaaaaatcaattaatatatatattgacaAGTAGATTTTACATTTTGTATTTGAATACTTGagtcataaatttttttttaatattctgttattaggattttttttttattagatatgaatatgtataaataaaagGATGCTTAACAGTTTAGCAAGAGTGATAGaataattttgttataaattttCTCCTATTAGTCATCTCCCTTGGTAGAATTATCTGAAGTACTAGTACCGTATAATCCCATGGACGACATGTAAACTCTTGCCCACTGCACTTAAAAAAAGCGACACTAGTATAAAACGATAAAAAAGAGGAAAGTGACTTGGGACCACAGCTTTGTGGAGGCATTCGAACCCTGTTCCCTTTGCTGTAGTAATATACGACGCAGAGGCGGTGGATTATGGTGTTGTGAAAGATCTGAGAGAGGTAGAGACGGTTGTAGAGCTTAAGCACACCCATGGATCCATCCACTTCCACCCATGCTTTAGAATTACAGAACCTTGACTCAGTTTCTAGTGCGAACCAGGAGGATGTCACATACATGCCTCCTAAAATTTACAGCGCTGCAGCACAAGGCTCCACTGATATTATCCGCAGGACAATGCGCAGAGCTGTCCAATATTTAACACCCAATAAGAACACTATCCTCCACATTGCAGCCCAATTCGGTCAACCGAGGTGCGTTGAATGGATCATTCGACATTACAGTGGGGATTCATCCCCACTGCAGTGGCCCAATCTGAAAGGGGACTCCCCCCTCCACCTTGCGGCGAGAGAAGGGCATCTAGAGGTCGTGAAGACTATTATTCGTGCTGCGAGAACAGTTTCCGAAAGAGATATTGAGAGTGGGATTGGAGTGGATAAGGCCATGCTGAGGATGACCAACAATGAGCATGACACAGCCTTGCATGAGGCAGTCCGGTATCATCATCAGGAGGTGGTGAAGTGGTTGATCGAGGAAGATCCCGAGTTTACATATGGTGCTAACTTTTCTGGTGGGACTCCTCTATACATGGCTGCTGAGAGAGGGTTTACAGACTTGGTGAAAGTAATCATAGAGAACACTAATCGCGATCGACTGGCTCACACTGGCCCCATGGGTAGAACAGCTTTGCACGCAGCTGTGATTTGCCGTGACCCAAGTAGGCATATTCTTTTCCTGAATCTACCATAATTCCTATGTGGTTTATTCATTAATATGACAGGTATAACATATATAGTGTTGAATAACAAGTTTTAACCTAGCTAAACTATGGGGTTACAATTTCTTCATAACTTCTAAtctttctcaaaaaatattttgatatatttgtttgagtatatatatatgcttggTGGTTGATTGTTACAGCTGTTTAAATGTTATATTCCAAATAGTTGAGTTACTTTTTAACCTGACATGCATGATTAAATATGGGAAAATGGGGAAGACTAAAGGAAACGCGTTTCTTAATTTCTTATactcttctaattttttttctttcttttcattttatgtATTTGTTGATCAGTAATGGTAAAAGAAATTCTGAAATGGAAGTCAGATCTAACAGAAGAAGTGGATGAAAATGGGTGGTCTCCACTTCACTGCGCTGCATACTTGGGTTATGTTCCAATAGCGAGGCAATTGCTTCATAAATCTGATAGGTCTGTAGTCTACCTAAGGGTCAAAAACGATGATAACAAGACAGCTCTTCATATTGCAGCCACCCATGGAAACATATGGGTCATGAAACTGTTGGTGTCACACTATCCAGATTGTTGTGAGCAAGTTGATGTTAATGGAAATAATGCTCTTCACTTATTTATGGTGCAAAGAAGATTTTTGATCAAAAGCTTGTTGAATATTCCTTGGATGAATGTGGGAGCACTTATGAGTGAGAAGAATGTTGAAGGACAAACACCTCTCCATCTGCTTGCCCATTCCCAGACGAGATCTGATTGGACTTTCATAAAAGACAAGAAAGTAGATAAGATGGCACTTAACAGCCAAAACTTGACTGCTGTGGACGTAATTTTACTGGCCGAGGATTTATTTGGACAAAAGGTAAGCCTGTCTGTCTAACTTTATTAATTTCCCAAATAGCAAGGAATTGGTGGACTAATAATATACTATAATGATATTTAGAATGGTAATTAAATTGattagataattaattaatccaagCAAAAAATGGTGGCATACATCATATGATTTACTCTATTAATTGAAGCCAAGCTACTGTATACTCTGTTTTCTTTGATTAAATTTCAGGATCTTATCATACGAAGACTGAAACGTGCCAAAGCTAGAATCGGGCCTTTGTTGTGGCAGAAGGCTATGAACAAAGACGAGGATAAGAGCCAAAGCAAACGTAATAAAGGTTTAGACACCTCTTTCTTAAAGAAAGCAAGTGATAGCCATTTGCTAGTGGCCGCACTTGTCGCCACTGTATCCTTCGCAGCAGGTTTCACGCTACCCGGCGGTTATAAGGATAGTGACGGCATGGCCAAGTTAAGCGACAAGCCTGGTTTTAAAGCATTTGTTGTGTCAGATTCCCTGGCCTTGGTGCTCTCTGTGGCTGCTGTATTGTGTCATTTCTATAATGCGTTGTCTAAGAAAAAGGTCCACGTCACATATTTTCTAAGGTGGGCCTATTGGCTCACCAAATTGGGTGTAGGAGCAATGGTGGTAGCATTCTTTACCGGCTTGTACAGCGTACTGCCCCATCACTCAGGGATTGCCATTTTTGCTTTGATCATCTGCGTCTGCTGTTCAGTTTTGAGCATAACCTCTGGTAGGCCGAGagtaagaaaatatttttagttaattttgatttttttttaaattagaattttttaggTTGAGTGagattttgtttatatatattttatttggagTAAAAGATCATGTA
This region of Vitis vinifera cultivar Pinot Noir 40024 chromosome 5, ASM3070453v1 genomic DNA includes:
- the LOC104879450 gene encoding ankyrin repeat-containing protein NPR4 isoform X2, which translates into the protein MDPSTSTHALELQNLDSVSSANQEDVTYMPPKIYSAAAQGSTDIIRRTMRRAVQYLTPNKNTILHIAAQFGQPRCVEWIIRHYSGDSSPLQWPNLKGDSPLHLAAREGHLEVVKTIIRAARTVSERDIESGIGVDKAMLRMTNNEHDTALHEAVRYHHQEVVKWLIEEDPEFTYGANFSGGTPLYMAAERGFTDLVKVIIENTNRDRLAHTGPMGRTALHAAVICRDPTTHGNIWVMKLLVSHYPDCCEQVDVNGNNALHLFMVQRRFLIKSLLNIPWMNVGALMSEKNVEGQTPLHLLAHSQTRSDWTFIKDKKVDKMALNSQNLTAVDVILLAEDLFGQKDLIIRRLKRAKARIGPLLWQKAMNKDEDKSQSKRNKGLDTSFLKKASDSHLLVAALVATVSFAAGFTLPGGYKDSDGMAKLSDKPGFKAFVVSDSLALVLSVAAVLCHFYNALSKKKVHVTYFLRWAYWLTKLGVGAMVVAFFTGLYSVLPHHSGIAIFALIICVCCSVLSITSGRPRVRKYF
- the LOC104879450 gene encoding ankyrin repeat-containing protein ITN1 isoform X1, with amino-acid sequence MDPSTSTHALELQNLDSVSSANQEDVTYMPPKIYSAAAQGSTDIIRRTMRRAVQYLTPNKNTILHIAAQFGQPRCVEWIIRHYSGDSSPLQWPNLKGDSPLHLAAREGHLEVVKTIIRAARTVSERDIESGIGVDKAMLRMTNNEHDTALHEAVRYHHQEVVKWLIEEDPEFTYGANFSGGTPLYMAAERGFTDLVKVIIENTNRDRLAHTGPMGRTALHAAVICRDPIMVKEILKWKSDLTEEVDENGWSPLHCAAYLGYVPIARQLLHKSDRSVVYLRVKNDDNKTALHIAATHGNIWVMKLLVSHYPDCCEQVDVNGNNALHLFMVQRRFLIKSLLNIPWMNVGALMSEKNVEGQTPLHLLAHSQTRSDWTFIKDKKVDKMALNSQNLTAVDVILLAEDLFGQKDLIIRRLKRAKARIGPLLWQKAMNKDEDKSQSKRNKGLDTSFLKKASDSHLLVAALVATVSFAAGFTLPGGYKDSDGMAKLSDKPGFKAFVVSDSLALVLSVAAVLCHFYNALSKKKVHVTYFLRWAYWLTKLGVGAMVVAFFTGLYSVLPHHSGIAIFALIICVCCSVLSITSGRPRVRKYF